One genomic region from Sulfurospirillum arsenophilum NBRC 109478 encodes:
- a CDS encoding c-type cytochrome has translation MRELKILAVVAFFTAVVYWGVEPFAHSQMHPHVAPADFAFKDLGATEKKGDAAKGAETFLSAGCIGCHGVAVANMPAPMDNASASATFGVTPPDLSSAGAIYDKNYLAALIKDPTKALKVEHKFNETRPHPMIQFFGLGGDLDQEVADIVAYLQSIAPTTLDDKKVYADACQRCHDMKYDKLMSTTDKTALMAYMGTLPPDLSIMIRSKGRDYLTTFINNPQKQLAGTSMPRVGLSEKAQNQVVAYMEKVGDRKKAEREDLGYKLIGYMVLFTLLAYAWKVKIWKEVH, from the coding sequence ATGAGAGAGTTAAAAATATTAGCGGTTGTAGCCTTCTTTACCGCTGTTGTGTATTGGGGCGTTGAGCCATTTGCGCATTCACAAATGCATCCACATGTTGCCCCTGCTGATTTTGCATTTAAAGATTTGGGTGCAACCGAGAAAAAAGGTGATGCCGCAAAAGGTGCAGAAACCTTTTTAAGCGCTGGCTGTATTGGCTGTCATGGTGTGGCTGTTGCGAATATGCCAGCTCCCATGGATAATGCAAGTGCTTCAGCAACCTTTGGTGTGACACCACCTGATCTTAGCAGCGCAGGTGCGATTTATGATAAAAACTATCTTGCAGCCCTTATTAAAGATCCAACCAAAGCACTGAAAGTTGAACATAAATTCAATGAAACACGTCCACATCCAATGATTCAATTCTTTGGTTTAGGTGGCGATTTGGATCAAGAAGTAGCAGACATTGTGGCGTACTTGCAATCTATTGCACCTACAACATTGGATGATAAAAAAGTCTATGCCGATGCGTGCCAGAGATGTCATGATATGAAGTATGACAAACTGATGAGTACTACAGATAAAACAGCGTTAATGGCATATATGGGCACACTACCACCGGATCTTTCGATTATGATTCGATCCAAAGGTAGAGATTACCTTACAACATTCATTAACAATCCACAAAAACAACTGGCAGGTACTTCAATGCCACGTGTTGGTTTGAGTGAAAAAGCTCAAAATCAAGTGGTTGCTTATATGGAAAAAGTGGGTGATCGTAAGAAAGCTGAACGAGAAGATCTTGGTTATAAACTCATTGGCTATATGGTGCTCTTTACACTACTCGCTTACGCTTGGAAAGTGAAAATCTGGAAAGAAGTTCACTAG